A window of the Lolium perenne isolate Kyuss_39 chromosome 7, Kyuss_2.0, whole genome shotgun sequence genome harbors these coding sequences:
- the LOC127301015 gene encoding syntaxin-52 — protein MASSSDPWMKEYTEASKLVDDISSMIADRGSLPQSGPEIMRHTSAIRRKITILGTRLDSLVTLLSRIPPKSLTDKEMHKRQDALSNLKSKAKQMGTSFNVSNFANREDLLGQGKKAADDMNRVAGLDNQGIVGLQRQVMKEQDEGLERLEETVLSTKHIALAVNEELTLHTRLIDDLEDHVDVTNSRLQRVQKGLAVLNKRTKGGCSCMALLLSVAAIVLLAVIVWLLIKYL, from the exons ATGGCATCATCTTCGGACCCATGGATGAAAGAGTACACTGAAGCATCTAAGCTTGTTGATGATATAAGTTCCATGATTGCCGATAGAGGTTCTCTTCCACAATCAGGCCCTGAAATTATGCGTCACACATCAGCTATTCGGAGAAAAATAACTATTCTTGGGACTAGACTGGATAGTTTGGTGACGTTGTTGTCCAGGATTCCTCCAAAGTCACT CACTGACAAGGAGATGCATAAGCGCCAAGATGCGCTTTCCAATTTAAAATCGAAAGCAAAGCAGATGGGGACAAGTTTCAATGTGTCAAACTTTGCAAACAG GGAGGATTTGCTTGGTCAGGGTAAGAAAGCAGCTGATGATATGAACAGAGTTGCTGGGTTGGATAACCAAGGGATTGTTGGCCTTCAGAGGCAAGTTATGAAAG AACAAGATGAGGGTCTTGAAAGGCTGGAGGAGACAGTACTGAGCACGAAACATATAGCACTAGCAGTCAATGAAGAACTTACTCTGCATACAAGATTGATT GATGACCTTGAAGATCACGTGGACGTTACGAACTCCCGACTTCAG CGTGTGCAAAAGGGGCTTGCAGTTCTGAACAAGCGCACCAAAGGTGGCTGCTCATGCATGGCCCTGCTGCTATCTGTTGCCGCCATAGTGCTGCTCGCCGTGATTGTTTGGCTTCTCATCAAGTATCTGTAA